The following proteins come from a genomic window of Corallococcus sp. NCRR:
- the pruA gene encoding L-glutamate gamma-semialdehyde dehydrogenase, with protein sequence MLNAFPRVPAPKNEPVLSYAPGTPERAELQSTLKRMSGERIDIPVVIGGKHVKSGKTDTVRMPHRHQHVLATLHEAEAGHVEQAIQNAMSVKEDWARMPFHARAAIFLRAAELLTTRYRPLLNASSMLGQSKTAHQAEIDAACELIDFLRYNVHFAQQILSLQPENSAQTWNMTDYRPLDGFVFAIAPFNFTSIALNLCVSPALMGNVVLWKPSSTQALSAWYGLELLREAGLPDGVINMLPGDGPTVGNPVLASPHLGGIHFTGSTPTFNHLWKTVGENIGRYKQYPRLVGETGGKDFIFAHPSAADDLEALAVAIVRGGYEYQGQKCSAASRVYVPESLWPKLKPRLQALIGEIKMGDVADFRNFMGAVIDERSFKKVSSYIELAKSGGDATIVAGGGTDKSEGYFVQPTLVQCTNPRHRIMTEEIFAPLVGVYVYPDAKFEETLKECDQSAAYALTGAIFARDRKAIEQMMSSLRNAAGNFYINDKPTGAVVGQQPFGGSRASGTNDKSGSMINLFRWSSPRTIKENFAPPVKVPYPFMDSDPKEGAI encoded by the coding sequence GTGCTCAACGCCTTCCCCCGCGTCCCGGCTCCCAAGAACGAGCCCGTCCTCTCCTACGCACCCGGCACCCCGGAGCGCGCGGAGCTCCAGTCCACCCTCAAGCGCATGAGCGGGGAGCGCATCGACATCCCCGTCGTCATCGGGGGCAAGCACGTGAAGTCCGGCAAGACGGACACCGTGCGCATGCCGCACCGGCACCAGCACGTGCTGGCCACCCTGCACGAGGCCGAGGCGGGCCACGTGGAGCAGGCCATCCAGAACGCCATGTCCGTGAAGGAGGACTGGGCGCGGATGCCGTTCCACGCGAGAGCGGCCATCTTCCTGCGCGCCGCGGAGCTGCTCACCACGCGCTACCGCCCGCTGCTCAACGCGTCCTCCATGCTGGGCCAGTCGAAGACGGCGCACCAGGCGGAGATCGACGCGGCCTGCGAGCTCATCGACTTCCTTCGCTACAACGTCCACTTCGCGCAGCAGATCTTGTCCCTCCAGCCGGAGAACTCCGCGCAGACGTGGAACATGACGGACTACCGGCCGCTGGACGGGTTCGTCTTCGCCATCGCGCCGTTCAACTTCACCTCCATCGCGCTGAACCTCTGCGTATCGCCCGCGCTGATGGGCAACGTCGTCCTGTGGAAGCCGTCCTCCACGCAGGCCCTGAGCGCGTGGTACGGCCTGGAGCTGTTGCGCGAGGCGGGCCTGCCCGACGGCGTCATCAACATGCTGCCCGGCGACGGCCCCACGGTGGGCAACCCGGTGCTGGCGAGCCCCCACCTGGGCGGCATCCACTTCACCGGCTCCACGCCCACGTTCAATCACCTGTGGAAGACGGTGGGAGAGAACATCGGCCGCTACAAGCAGTACCCGCGGCTGGTGGGTGAGACGGGCGGCAAGGACTTCATCTTCGCGCACCCGTCCGCGGCGGACGACCTGGAGGCGCTCGCCGTCGCCATCGTGCGCGGTGGCTACGAGTACCAGGGCCAGAAGTGCAGCGCGGCCAGCCGCGTCTACGTGCCGGAGTCCCTGTGGCCCAAGCTGAAGCCCCGCCTCCAGGCGCTCATCGGCGAAATCAAGATGGGCGACGTGGCGGACTTCCGGAACTTCATGGGCGCCGTCATCGACGAGCGCTCGTTCAAGAAGGTGTCCTCGTACATCGAGCTGGCGAAGTCCGGCGGTGACGCGACCATCGTCGCGGGCGGCGGCACGGACAAGAGCGAGGGGTACTTCGTGCAGCCCACGCTGGTGCAGTGCACGAACCCGCGCCACCGCATCATGACGGAGGAGATCTTCGCGCCGCTGGTCGGCGTGTACGTCTACCCGGACGCGAAGTTCGAGGAGACGCTGAAGGAGTGCGACCAGTCCGCGGCGTACGCGCTGACGGGAGCCATCTTCGCGCGCGACCGCAAGGCCATCGAGCAGATGATGAGCAGCCTGCGCAACGCGGCGGGCAACTTCTACATCAACGACAAGCCCACGGGCGCGGTGGTGGGCCAGCAGCCGTTCGGCGGCAGCCGGGCTTCGGGCACCAACGACAAGTCCGGGTCGATGATCAACCTGTTCCGCTGGTCCAGCCCGCGCACCATCAAGGAGAACTTCGCGCCGCCGGTGAAGGTCCCCTACCCGTTCATGGACAGCGACCCGAAGGAAGGGGCCATCTAG
- a CDS encoding alpha/beta hydrolase family protein, with translation MNLRKSFRTQLKVEPAQRAPAPTPPKELFELVRYPAPLGLNAAYVTPVREGAKRPAVVWIHGGMDFGIGGLAWAPARRSNDQSARAFREAGLVLMLPSLRGADDSPGAREYFLGEVDDVVAAIDFVAQRPDVDPARIYVAGHSTGGTVALMAAVLSPRLKGAYVFGPTHDVSEYAHYVPLLGQARGPELWMRNPVSYVEHLRVPTQVIEGSDHGNMDAFEPLRVAARGAPLSFLAVPGATHFSVLAPVTEVLAKRLREAKADAPTVRLTDAEVREAVAAEQE, from the coding sequence GTGAATCTTCGAAAGAGCTTCCGCACGCAGTTGAAGGTGGAGCCCGCGCAGCGCGCTCCCGCCCCCACGCCGCCGAAGGAACTCTTCGAGTTGGTGCGCTATCCCGCGCCGCTGGGTTTGAACGCGGCCTACGTCACGCCCGTGCGCGAAGGCGCGAAGCGGCCGGCGGTGGTGTGGATCCACGGCGGCATGGACTTCGGGATTGGCGGCCTCGCCTGGGCGCCTGCGCGGCGGAGCAATGATCAGAGCGCGCGGGCCTTCCGCGAAGCGGGGCTCGTGTTGATGCTGCCGTCACTGCGCGGGGCAGACGACAGCCCGGGCGCGCGCGAGTACTTCCTGGGCGAGGTGGACGACGTGGTCGCCGCCATCGACTTCGTGGCGCAGCGTCCGGACGTGGACCCCGCGCGCATCTACGTAGCGGGGCACAGCACGGGCGGCACGGTGGCGTTGATGGCGGCGGTGCTGTCACCCCGGTTGAAGGGCGCCTACGTGTTCGGTCCGACGCACGACGTGTCTGAGTACGCGCACTATGTCCCGCTGCTGGGGCAGGCCCGGGGACCGGAGCTGTGGATGCGCAACCCGGTGAGCTACGTGGAGCACCTGCGCGTGCCCACGCAGGTCATCGAAGGCTCGGACCACGGGAACATGGACGCGTTCGAACCGCTGCGCGTGGCGGCGAGGGGCGCGCCGCTGTCATTCCTCGCGGTGCCCGGAGCTACGCACTTCAGCGTGCTCGCGCCGGTGACGGAGGTGCTGGCGAAGCGGCTCAGGGAAGCAAAGGCGGACGCGCCCACGGTGCGGCTCACGGACGCGGAGGTCCGCGAAGCTGTCGCCGCCGAGCAGGAGTAG
- a CDS encoding O-acetylhomoserine aminocarboxypropyltransferase/cysteine synthase family protein: MSTPHNERPLHPDTLALHAGYSPDPTTGARAVPIYQTTSYRFRDADHAAALFGLKEFGNIYTRIMNPTTDVFEKRIAALEGGVGALAVASGQAAQTLGILNILKTGDEIVSGASLYGGTYNLFKVTLARLGITTKFVDAGNPDAFRQAIGPRTKALYLESLGNPRLDVPDFDAIGAVAREAGLPLFVDNTALSPALFNPLRHGANIVLHSATKYIGGHGTSIGGVIVDGGNFPWENGRFPELTEPNPGYHGLRLREAFGPAAFILKARLEGLRDLGPALSPFNAHAFILGLETLRLRLERHSQNALAVAKWLQQHKKVEWVRYPGLEDDPSFPNAKKYLHGGFGGLVTFGVKGGLSAGRKVIDGVKLWSLLANIGDTRSLIIHPASTTHEQLTPAERASTGVTDDLVRLSVGIEHLDDIVADLDQALSAV, from the coding sequence ATGAGCACGCCCCACAACGAACGCCCGTTGCACCCCGACACGCTCGCGCTGCACGCCGGCTATTCGCCCGACCCCACCACGGGCGCTCGCGCGGTGCCCATCTACCAGACCACCAGCTACCGCTTCCGCGACGCGGACCACGCCGCCGCCCTCTTCGGCCTCAAGGAGTTCGGCAACATCTACACGCGCATCATGAACCCCACGACGGACGTCTTCGAGAAGCGCATCGCCGCGCTCGAAGGCGGCGTGGGCGCGCTCGCGGTCGCGTCCGGCCAGGCCGCGCAGACGCTCGGCATCCTCAACATCCTCAAGACGGGGGATGAAATCGTCTCCGGCGCCAGCCTCTATGGCGGCACGTACAACCTCTTCAAGGTGACGCTCGCGCGCCTGGGCATCACCACGAAGTTCGTGGACGCGGGCAACCCGGACGCGTTCCGCCAGGCCATTGGCCCCAGGACGAAGGCGCTCTACCTGGAGTCGCTGGGCAACCCGCGCCTGGACGTGCCGGACTTCGACGCCATTGGCGCCGTGGCGCGCGAAGCGGGTCTGCCCCTCTTCGTGGACAACACCGCGCTGTCTCCTGCCCTCTTCAACCCGCTGCGCCACGGCGCGAACATCGTGCTGCACAGCGCGACGAAGTACATCGGCGGCCACGGCACCTCCATTGGCGGCGTCATCGTGGACGGCGGCAACTTCCCCTGGGAGAACGGCAGGTTCCCGGAGCTGACCGAGCCCAACCCCGGCTACCACGGACTGCGCCTGCGTGAGGCCTTCGGGCCCGCGGCCTTCATCCTCAAGGCCCGTCTGGAAGGCCTGCGCGACCTCGGCCCCGCGCTCAGCCCCTTCAACGCGCACGCGTTCATCCTGGGCCTGGAGACGCTGCGGCTGCGGCTGGAGCGCCACTCGCAGAACGCGCTCGCGGTGGCGAAGTGGCTCCAGCAGCACAAGAAGGTGGAGTGGGTGCGCTACCCGGGCCTGGAGGACGACCCCTCGTTCCCCAACGCGAAGAAGTACCTCCACGGCGGCTTCGGCGGGCTCGTCACCTTCGGCGTGAAGGGCGGGCTGTCCGCCGGGCGCAAGGTGATTGACGGCGTGAAGCTGTGGAGCCTGCTCGCGAACATCGGCGACACGCGCTCGCTCATCATCCACCCCGCGTCCACCACGCACGAGCAGCTCACCCCGGCGGAGCGCGCCAGCACGGGCGTCACCGACGACCTGGTGCGCCTGTCCGTGGGCATCGAGCACCTGGACGACATCGTGGCCGACCTCGACCAGGCCCTGAGCGCGGTCTGA
- a CDS encoding aldose epimerase family protein has translation MSGPFPGIAGLETYALEDGGCRVEIIPTRGALVSRMVVDGEDVLYLDESTVADLTKNVRGGIPVLFPNAGPLPGDTYPADRKAYTLPQHGFARKLPWTVRQAEGSLLVLGLTSSEETLRQYPWAFDAQLAFSLAGRRLTVDFDVENRDTRPLPLHLGYHPYFRVPQGQKAQARVETDATHAWDNRAKHEVPFTGLDLTAQEVDMHLRDHSAPGTVLERGPGLSPVKLSWSQEFRLLVVWTLQGKDFVCVEPWTAAAGALATGEGLLHVDPGERVSLAFDIEA, from the coding sequence ATGAGCGGACCGTTCCCGGGCATCGCGGGGTTGGAGACGTATGCGCTGGAGGACGGCGGCTGCCGCGTGGAGATCATTCCCACGCGCGGCGCGCTCGTCAGCCGCATGGTGGTGGACGGCGAGGACGTGCTCTATCTGGACGAGAGCACCGTCGCCGACCTCACGAAGAACGTGCGCGGGGGCATCCCCGTGCTCTTTCCCAACGCCGGCCCCCTGCCCGGGGACACGTATCCGGCGGACCGCAAGGCGTACACGCTGCCGCAGCACGGCTTCGCGCGGAAGCTGCCGTGGACGGTGCGCCAGGCGGAAGGGTCGCTGCTGGTGCTGGGGCTGACGTCTTCAGAAGAGACGCTGCGCCAGTACCCATGGGCCTTCGACGCGCAGCTGGCGTTCTCGCTGGCGGGCCGCAGGCTCACGGTGGACTTCGACGTGGAGAACCGGGACACGCGGCCCCTGCCGCTGCACCTGGGCTACCACCCGTACTTCCGCGTGCCGCAGGGCCAGAAGGCGCAGGCGCGCGTGGAGACGGACGCCACGCACGCGTGGGACAACCGCGCGAAGCACGAGGTGCCCTTCACCGGCCTGGACCTCACGGCGCAGGAGGTGGACATGCACCTGCGTGACCACTCCGCGCCGGGCACGGTGCTGGAGCGGGGCCCAGGCCTGTCGCCCGTGAAGCTGTCGTGGAGCCAGGAGTTCCGCCTGCTCGTCGTGTGGACGCTGCAGGGCAAGGACTTCGTCTGCGTGGAGCCGTGGACGGCCGCCGCCGGGGCGCTGGCCACCGGCGAGGGCCTGTTGCACGTGGACCCGGGCGAGCGCGTGTCGCTCGCGTTCGACATCGAGGCGTAG
- a CDS encoding glutathione S-transferase family protein yields the protein MRLYDYLPSANGYKVRTLLAQLGRKYELVPVDIFAGESHTADFHAKNPDGRIPVLEPEPGRFLAESNAILLFLAEGTRFLPEDRFARAQVHQWMFFEQNTVEPNLGTARFWLLTGRQPPESEVLRNRVQNGERAMSAMERHLGRHAFLVEERYTVADVCLFAYVHLAPEAGVDLAPYPSVHAWLERVKAQPDFLGPLPPYSANARVR from the coding sequence ATGCGCCTCTACGACTATCTGCCTTCCGCGAATGGCTACAAGGTCCGCACGTTGCTCGCGCAGCTGGGACGCAAGTACGAGCTGGTGCCGGTGGACATCTTCGCGGGGGAGAGCCACACGGCGGACTTCCACGCGAAGAACCCGGACGGCCGCATCCCGGTGCTGGAACCGGAGCCGGGGCGGTTCCTCGCGGAGTCCAACGCCATCCTGTTGTTCCTGGCGGAGGGCACACGCTTCTTGCCCGAGGACCGCTTCGCTCGCGCGCAGGTGCACCAGTGGATGTTCTTCGAACAGAACACCGTGGAGCCGAACCTCGGCACCGCGCGCTTCTGGCTGCTCACGGGCCGGCAACCGCCGGAGTCCGAAGTCCTCCGCAACCGCGTGCAGAACGGTGAGCGAGCGATGTCCGCGATGGAGCGGCACCTGGGCCGGCACGCGTTCCTCGTGGAGGAGCGCTACACCGTCGCTGACGTCTGCCTCTTCGCGTACGTGCACCTGGCGCCGGAGGCAGGTGTGGATCTGGCGCCCTACCCGTCCGTGCATGCGTGGCTGGAGCGCGTGAAGGCCCAACCCGACTTCCTGGGCCCCCTGCCGCCCTACTCCGCGAACGCGCGCGTGCGCTGA
- a CDS encoding alpha/beta fold hydrolase, giving the protein MRPVRPGQEVPPRAETPRVFDLSLPDLPLEAGARVAPHLVRGWWWGPPEDLAWLQSRARVLSEDAAREGRLRVVRRSASELRDAASELRDARRIGPRRTPDAVPTVLLVHALTGDMNAGGEGGWWAPVIGHGRPLDPSRVRLLCFNNLGSCYGTSGPADEGFPQRTDDTRFGPAPVLPKGDLRLDERSLPATLTPWDLARSILAALDALGVDEVALVTGGSLGGMVVLCLAALAPERFQRMVPIATAEAASAWAVGWNHVARQAILLDPEYPESPRRGLELARQLATLTYRAEAGLEALQPRPQAWSSRALYPVESYLEHQGAKLEARFDARSYLALLGAMDHHDLARVPTPNGGPGVDRIRASTLTIGIDRDALFPPEHMKNLSRRLRAQGLHAEYAALCSVHGHDGFLIEWDALAPLLVRALALPPGVDRDARLSSPAGVRARKTS; this is encoded by the coding sequence ATGCGACCCGTGAGGCCTGGCCAGGAAGTCCCCCCGCGCGCGGAGACCCCGCGCGTCTTTGATTTGTCGCTGCCGGACCTGCCGCTGGAGGCCGGCGCCCGCGTGGCGCCCCACCTCGTGCGCGGCTGGTGGTGGGGGCCCCCGGAGGACCTCGCGTGGTTGCAGTCCCGCGCCCGCGTGCTTTCCGAGGACGCGGCGCGCGAAGGCCGGCTGCGCGTGGTGCGCAGGTCCGCCTCCGAGCTGCGCGACGCGGCTTCCGAGCTGCGCGACGCACGCCGCATCGGTCCCCGCCGCACGCCGGACGCGGTGCCCACCGTGCTGCTGGTGCACGCGCTCACCGGGGACATGAACGCCGGAGGAGAAGGCGGCTGGTGGGCGCCCGTCATCGGGCATGGCCGGCCGCTGGACCCTTCGCGCGTGCGGCTGTTGTGCTTCAACAACCTGGGCTCCTGCTACGGAACCTCCGGCCCCGCGGACGAGGGCTTCCCGCAGCGCACCGACGACACCCGCTTCGGCCCCGCGCCGGTGCTGCCCAAGGGCGACCTGCGCCTGGATGAGCGCAGCCTGCCCGCCACCCTCACGCCGTGGGACCTGGCGCGCTCCATCCTCGCGGCGCTGGACGCGCTGGGCGTGGACGAGGTGGCGCTCGTCACCGGCGGCTCGCTGGGCGGCATGGTGGTGCTGTGCCTGGCGGCGCTCGCGCCGGAGCGCTTCCAGCGCATGGTGCCCATCGCGACGGCGGAGGCCGCGTCCGCGTGGGCGGTGGGCTGGAACCACGTGGCCCGTCAGGCCATCCTGCTCGACCCCGAGTACCCCGAATCCCCCCGGCGAGGCCTGGAGCTGGCGCGCCAACTGGCGACGCTCACCTATCGCGCGGAGGCCGGACTGGAGGCGCTTCAGCCGCGTCCACAGGCGTGGTCATCACGCGCGCTGTACCCGGTGGAGAGCTACCTGGAGCACCAGGGCGCGAAGCTGGAGGCGCGCTTCGACGCGCGGTCCTACCTGGCGCTGCTGGGCGCCATGGACCACCACGACCTCGCGCGCGTGCCCACGCCGAACGGCGGCCCCGGCGTGGACCGCATCCGCGCGAGCACGCTCACCATCGGCATCGACCGGGACGCGCTCTTTCCGCCCGAGCACATGAAGAACCTGTCCCGCCGCCTGCGCGCGCAGGGACTGCATGCCGAGTACGCGGCCCTGTGCAGCGTGCACGGCCACGACGGCTTCCTCATCGAATGGGACGCGCTCGCGCCCCTGTTGGTCCGCGCGCTGGCCCTGCCTCCGGGCGTGGACCGCGACGCCCGCCTCTCCTCCCCTGCCGGCGTCCGCGCCCGGAAGACCTCATGA
- a CDS encoding AHH domain-containing protein encodes MTIQLGFIDHGDGANLRTLPAEMKGSACLTPAPLPPGTRVSVIRDHAQAPGWSYVSTVVGGYLLQGFMQTLRITTQLPEPAATLYPVRPGDRLEPIAARIYRQAIQPGRDLRFYENVIHHVNVKSGRKGAQRVDGDVRLVAGERIWLVSIAFANQLQGIVSSGSITHEAMVQARKAARHLEDVLTSVRQADQFFGEVTGQYGKAILDNWLEISAMVVGFIAAEALSTFLAATPTGVGQLAAALIQLGLAAFGAYGLIEAGGEALKHAQLWLTQAWEANGSAEKLKEASKSFLRMLVSIAMAALALLGVKTNAGRGLKLMTSVRITPPRIYMMAAAGPGGAYAGVPVFQPGSITAAPSVPLPFNPWGSGTPLLSKAVKEGGSSTPEPEPTLTERVLSDAELEKLLEKLPNWDKLKDFVGRRIPQEGTPEFDAFKRELQAAGYRLEKLSSDSQPFRLRRPDGKALGEEYGALTVTEDGLVVLKVGKGTPRLSVFTRYRKNYLDWVEKTQGPAARAAAEVRLSAGHPMHHLIPDEIAQTHPLIRTAMERLKGYTIDRGSNILDMHSGINVEGQLIHSGSHPIYSRFVRAQLEAAWKDLSRKGSSSWKPKIIEEAILKVESELRRAIESGSLKEPVIKVIQDQRGGRVLTGKKLALLELSSHGESHTT; translated from the coding sequence ATGACGATTCAGCTCGGGTTCATCGACCACGGGGATGGCGCCAACCTGAGGACGCTCCCCGCGGAGATGAAGGGCTCCGCCTGCCTGACTCCAGCGCCCCTGCCTCCGGGAACGCGAGTGAGCGTCATCCGGGACCATGCCCAGGCGCCCGGCTGGTCCTATGTCTCCACCGTGGTGGGGGGATACCTGCTGCAAGGTTTCATGCAGACGTTGCGCATCACGACCCAGCTGCCGGAGCCCGCCGCGACGCTCTATCCAGTGCGTCCGGGGGACCGCCTGGAGCCCATCGCCGCGCGCATCTACCGGCAGGCCATCCAGCCGGGGCGGGACCTGCGCTTCTACGAGAATGTCATTCATCACGTGAACGTGAAGAGTGGCCGCAAGGGGGCCCAGCGCGTCGACGGTGACGTCCGGCTGGTCGCGGGCGAGCGCATCTGGCTGGTGAGCATCGCCTTCGCCAACCAGCTCCAGGGAATCGTGTCGAGCGGCTCCATCACCCACGAGGCGATGGTCCAGGCGCGCAAGGCCGCCCGGCATCTGGAGGACGTCCTCACCTCCGTGAGGCAGGCGGACCAGTTCTTCGGAGAGGTCACCGGCCAGTATGGCAAGGCCATCCTGGACAACTGGCTGGAGATCTCCGCGATGGTGGTGGGCTTCATCGCCGCGGAGGCGCTGTCCACCTTCCTGGCGGCGACGCCCACCGGCGTGGGCCAGCTCGCGGCGGCGCTCATCCAACTGGGCCTGGCGGCGTTCGGAGCCTACGGCCTCATCGAGGCCGGAGGGGAGGCCCTGAAGCACGCGCAGCTGTGGCTCACCCAGGCCTGGGAGGCCAATGGCTCCGCGGAGAAGTTGAAGGAGGCCAGCAAGTCCTTCCTCCGGATGCTGGTGAGCATCGCGATGGCGGCGCTGGCGCTGTTGGGCGTGAAGACCAACGCGGGACGTGGGCTCAAGCTGATGACGTCCGTGCGAATCACCCCGCCCCGCATCTACATGATGGCGGCGGCAGGCCCTGGCGGCGCCTACGCGGGTGTCCCCGTGTTCCAGCCGGGCTCCATCACCGCGGCCCCGTCTGTCCCGCTGCCCTTCAATCCCTGGGGCTCCGGCACGCCGTTGCTGTCAAAGGCTGTCAAAGAGGGCGGCTCCTCCACGCCGGAGCCCGAGCCCACCCTGACTGAGCGCGTGCTCAGTGATGCCGAGTTGGAGAAGCTGCTGGAGAAGCTCCCCAACTGGGACAAGCTCAAGGATTTCGTCGGACGCCGCATCCCGCAGGAGGGGACGCCAGAGTTCGACGCCTTCAAGCGGGAGCTCCAGGCCGCGGGCTACCGCCTGGAGAAGTTGAGCTCGGACTCCCAGCCCTTCCGTCTACGCCGTCCGGACGGAAAGGCCTTGGGCGAGGAGTACGGGGCGCTCACGGTGACCGAGGACGGATTGGTGGTGCTCAAGGTCGGCAAGGGGACGCCCCGCCTGAGTGTCTTCACCCGCTACCGGAAGAACTACCTGGATTGGGTGGAGAAGACCCAGGGCCCGGCGGCGCGGGCGGCGGCGGAGGTCCGGCTCTCCGCGGGCCATCCCATGCACCACCTCATCCCAGACGAGATTGCCCAGACCCACCCGCTGATCCGCACGGCCATGGAGCGGCTCAAGGGCTACACGATTGACCGGGGGTCGAACATTCTCGACATGCACTCCGGGATCAACGTGGAAGGCCAGCTCATCCACTCGGGCAGCCATCCCATCTACAGCAGATTCGTGCGTGCCCAGCTTGAGGCCGCCTGGAAGGATCTGTCCAGAAAGGGCTCCTCCAGTTGGAAACCCAAGATCATCGAAGAGGCCATCCTCAAGGTCGAGAGCGAATTGCGCCGGGCCATCGAATCCGGAAGCCTGAAGGAGCCGGTCATCAAGGTGATCCAGGACCAGCGCGGCGGTAGGGTGCTCACGGGGAAGAAGCTGGCCTTGCTGGAGCTGTCCTCCCACGGAGAGTCACACACCACATGA
- a CDS encoding cytochrome P450, protein MTGRVNLMAPEVRANPYPVYEELRRTAPVCQVEPGGLWAITRFEDVAAAFKNPQVFSSAGVRTTTAPPWLGHNPFSESMIVMDPPHHMRLRTLVSRAWTPAAVNRLEPRIRSFAQILAERLSPGREVDFVDAFAMPLPASVIGELFALDPTMTARYKRWSVDLSSVSGTTEKDTHRHESIKATVREMEDYLSNVVAERRRHPQDDMVSDLVKSRVDGEELSDAELMSFLFLLVVAGLETTVQLVSHCVRMLMEQPRLVTRLRENPSQVGRFVEEVLRYEPSVHGLVRVTTKETQVAGVTIPEGARVALMIGSACRDGERFKDPDTFDMDREGVNNMPFGHGIHFCLGAPLARLEARVGLEVLLSRFTRFTPTGPVKWNTSLTVRGPLSLPLIPHA, encoded by the coding sequence ATGACTGGACGCGTGAACCTGATGGCGCCGGAAGTCCGGGCCAATCCCTACCCCGTCTACGAGGAGCTGCGCCGCACCGCGCCAGTGTGTCAGGTGGAACCCGGCGGGCTCTGGGCCATCACCCGCTTCGAGGACGTGGCCGCGGCCTTCAAGAACCCTCAGGTGTTCTCCTCGGCCGGGGTGCGCACGACCACCGCGCCGCCGTGGCTGGGGCACAACCCCTTCTCCGAGTCGATGATCGTCATGGATCCGCCGCACCACATGCGGCTGCGCACGCTGGTGAGCCGCGCGTGGACGCCCGCGGCGGTGAACCGGCTGGAGCCGCGCATCCGGAGCTTCGCGCAGATACTCGCGGAGCGGCTGTCCCCCGGGCGCGAGGTGGACTTCGTGGACGCCTTCGCCATGCCGCTGCCCGCGAGCGTGATTGGCGAACTCTTCGCCTTGGACCCCACCATGACCGCCCGCTACAAGCGCTGGTCGGTGGACCTGTCCAGCGTGTCCGGCACGACGGAGAAGGACACCCACCGGCACGAATCCATCAAGGCCACCGTGCGCGAGATGGAGGACTACCTGTCCAACGTCGTCGCCGAGCGCCGCCGTCACCCGCAGGACGACATGGTGTCGGACCTGGTGAAGTCGCGCGTGGACGGCGAGGAGCTCAGCGACGCGGAGCTGATGAGCTTCCTGTTCCTGCTGGTGGTGGCGGGCCTGGAGACCACCGTGCAGCTCGTCAGCCACTGCGTGCGCATGCTGATGGAGCAGCCGCGGTTGGTGACGCGGCTGCGTGAGAACCCGTCGCAGGTGGGGCGCTTCGTGGAGGAGGTGCTGCGCTACGAGCCCTCCGTGCACGGCCTGGTGCGCGTCACCACGAAGGAGACGCAGGTCGCGGGCGTGACGATTCCGGAGGGCGCGCGCGTGGCGCTGATGATCGGCTCCGCGTGCCGCGACGGCGAGCGCTTCAAGGACCCGGACACCTTCGACATGGACCGCGAGGGCGTGAACAACATGCCCTTCGGCCACGGCATCCACTTCTGCCTGGGCGCGCCGCTGGCCCGGCTGGAGGCGCGCGTGGGGCTGGAGGTGCTCTTGTCCCGCTTCACGCGCTTCACGCCCACGGGCCCGGTGAAGTGGAACACCTCCCTCACCGTGCGCGGCCCGCTGAGCCTGCCCCTCATCCCGCACGCCTGA